The sequence below is a genomic window from Deltaproteobacteria bacterium GWC2_55_46.
GGTACGTAGACCTTGTACGCCCCATTATCCAGGGCAAGGAGGTCTTCTCTACAGGCATGACGCACGAGGTCGAAAGGTGCGCCAGGGCGGTCGAGGTTGCCAGGGGCGGCAAGACGGTTGCGGTAGTTTCTTCGGGTGATGCCGGGATATACGGCATGGCCGGGCTGGTCTTCGAGCTTATGGCGGCCTCCGGTTCAGATGACGTAAAGGTAGAGGTCATTCCCGGCGTGCCGGCCTTTGTCTCGGCTGCCTCCCTTCTGGGCGCGCCGTTGATGCATGACTTCGCCTCCATATCGCTTTCGGACCTCCTTACCGACTGGCCTGTGATACAGGAGAGGGTCGAGGCGGCCGCCAAGGCCGACTTCGTGATCTTGCTCTATAACCCCAAGAGTTCCAAAAGGGTCGAGGGGCTCGGCAAGGCCCTTTCCATCATAGGCCGCTACAGGAAGGGGGCGACCCCTGTTGGAATAGTGAGGAACGCGTCGCGCGAAGACGAGGAGGCGTTGATAACGACCCTTGACAACGTGCCTTCTCTGGCGGACAGGATAGACATGCTGACCATACTCGTCATAGGCAACTCCTCCACCTTCATCGCCATGGGCAGGATGGTCACCCCCAGGGGCTACAGGCTAGAAGGGGCCAAGGGTTAGATGGGTCTGTTTGACCGGGCGGTCGTGATAGTCTTCGACGGCCTTGGGGCCGGGGAGATGCCTGACGCCTCCGGGTACGGGGACTCAGGCAGCGACACCATCGATAACCTCTCAAGGGCCGTGGGCGGGCTTAAAGTGCCGAACCTTTCCTCGCTGGGGCTGGGGCGGATCGACGGCGTGGACACGGTTACGAAGGCGGCTACACCTTCAGGCTCCTTCGGGCGCATGCGCGAGGCCTCACCCGGAAAGGATACCGCCACCGGACACTGGGAGATGATGGGGATAGTGCTGGACAGGCCCTTTCCAGTCTTTCCCGAGGGCTTCCCGCCTGAGGTGATGGAGAGGTTCGCAAGGGAGACGGGCTGGGGCTGGCTCTGGAACAAGACCGCCTCAGGCACCGAGATAATAGAGCGGCTCGGGGAAGAGCACCTGAAGACCCGCAGGCTCATCGTCTACACCTCTGCCGACAGCGTCTTCCAGATAGCCGCGCATGAGGAGGTCATACCCGTCCCCGAGCTTTACAGGGTCTGCGAGAAGGCGCGGAAGATAGCCGACGATTACAATATCGGCAGGGTCATAGCCCGCCCTTTTACCGGCAGGCCGGGAAGCTTCGCGAGGCTCCCGGCCAGGAAGGACTATGCGGTGCCTCCGCCTGGGGAAACGCTTCTTGAGAAGATAAAAGGCGCGGGCCTTAAAGTTATAGGCATCGGCAAGATAGGCGACATATTCGCGCACCGCGGCCTTACCGGAGAGGTCCATACGATAAGCGACGACGATGGCCTTGATAAGACGATAGAGGCCATGGACTCTTGCGCGAAAGGGCTCGTCTTCACCAACCTCGTTGACTTCGATACCCTCTACGGCCACAGGAACGACGCCACGGGCTATGGCCGCGCCCTTGAGCATATCGATTCAAGGATACCGGAGGTGATCTCCAGGCTCGGCCCCAGGGATATCCTCTTCATAACAGGGGACCACGGCTGCGACCCGACCACGCCATCAACAGACCATTCGAGGGAGTATGTGCCCCTTATAGTCTTTGGAAAGGGCATATTGCCGGGGGTCAACCTCGGCACAAGAGCAACGTTTGCGGACCTGGGCGCCACGATAGCGGATTCCCTTGGAGTCGATAGCCCCGCCAACGGAAAGACCTTCCTGGAAATGCTCATCAAGTAATTGGTTTTATTGGTAATTTAAGGTTTCAGCCAAGGAAGTACTCTGCCATGGGTAGATGACTTCCTTGATTTTTTTGGGGTATATGATATATGCTTTGCTATAGCAAGTGAGTGGTTTGATCATGGCAGATAGAGTGGGCGGGGGGATTATGGGGCCTGGTGATATAAAGCGTCTTAGGGATTTTCTGGGCTGGTCACAGGAGAAGCTGGCCAGGGAGCTTGGGGTAAGTTTCTCGACCGTGAACCGGTGGGAGCGTGGCAGGTCCCGGCCAAGCCCGTTGGCGGAGATCTCCTTATGGAAGCTCGAGGCAGGGTGCTCATATGGCAAGAGGGCGCACCAGCGGTTCAGTTCCGCCCTTCCTCTTGAGTTAAGGAGCACCGGAGGGACCGGTTCCTTCAGGTCCGTAACGGAGAACATAAGCTGCGGCGGTCTCATGTTCAGCACTGAAAAAAGACTGGGCAGCGGCTTATCTATCACGGTGGGGATAAAACCCGCCGTATCATCCGCACTGCTTATAGACGCGGAGGTGGCCTGGGTCGGCGAGGCAGGAGGGACCAGGAAGGTAGGGGTGCGTTTCTCGCCTGGCATGGAAACTGAGATCGCGGATCTGATAAGCGGTTTATCTTCGGGCAATGGAGCCCATTAAGGAACGGTAAAGACAGCTATGTCAAAGGAAGGAAGTCTCAGCCTGGACAGGCAGGGACGTATTATAAGGTTCAGCCAGAGGCTGGAGGATATGCTCGGCTACGATGCCGAAGATGTGCTGGGCAGGGAGTTCACCTCTCTGGCCCCCTCCGGCATGGAAGATGTTTTTCTCTCGATACTTGACGGCGCCGAAGGGCAATCTGGCACACCCCCCAAAAAGGCCGCGTTCCTCTGTAAGGGCGGGACGGTTGCGGAGTTCTATCTGTTGACCCATCCCCTGAGGGACCGTTCAGGGGAGATATATTCGTATCTGCTGGCACTGTCAGTCAGGAAGACCGCCATGCCGGCGTTTCTAAGCGACGAGTTCAGGCGGATGTTCAAGTTTTCTAACGACGCGGTCTCTGTCACGGACAGGGACGGCTCCATAATAGACGTAAACCAGGCATTTCAGGAGACCTACGGCTACGAGCGCCATGAGGTCCTCGGACGAAACCCCAGGGTTTTGAAATCATCCCATTCCACAAAGGCTCTATATGAGAAGATGTGGAAGGACATTCTCGACCCGGCTGTAGGATATTGGAGGGGAGAGATCATAAACCTCGCCAAGGACGGGCGAGAGGTACCTGTCCTTCTTTCGATAAATGCCATAAAGGACGCCAGAGGCGATATAAAGTGCTTTCTCGGCATAGCCTTCAACATGACCAGGCAGAAGGAGCTCGACAAGCTCCGGAAGATGTACATAGACCACATCATACATGACATACGGGGCCCGTTGACCTCTATCACGGTGAACGCGGAACTGCTTCTTATGCTGCCGGCTCTTTCTGACACGGTGAAAAGAAAGCTCAAGGTCATCTCCTCCTCGGCCCTGAAGATAGGCTCCATGACCTCTGATATACTCGACTACAGCAGGGCTGAAAACGCAAGCGTGATGTTGAGGAAGGAGAGGGTCAGTGTCGCCGAGGCCATCTGCGAAGCCGCGATGCCGTTCGAGGGGGCCGGCAAGCTGCTCCTGTTTATGGGCGAGCCTTCAGTCGGCCCGGCTTTCGAGGGCATGGAGGTCTTCGCCGATTCAGACAAGCTCAAAAGGGTCATATATAACCTCCTGAGCAACGCCTTCAAGCACGCCGCCACAAAGGTCGAGGTCGCCGCGGAGGTCGTGCCTGCGGGCTTGAGTCTTTCCGTCTCCAATGACGGCAAGGGCATATCAAGCGAGCAGGCCGAGAGGATATTCGAGGCCTTCTACCAGACCGAAGATGGTGTCAAGACGGGCGGGGCGGGCCTGGGCTTGAGCATAGTGAAGAGCTTTGTCGAGGCGCACGGCGGCAGGGTTTGGGTAAGGGCCGGCGAGGAGAACGGGGTGACCTTCGGCTTCCTGATACCGTCAGAGCCAGCCGCGTTGTAGCCTGCCTTGACTCACGGTCTTTTTCCATGGTAAGCTGATCTTAAATGGGCGAAAGCCCTGCACAGGTCGCTTGAAAAGTCCATCTGCGTCGTTGTCATCGTCGTTTCGTATATTGAGCTTTTTGAGCAACCTGCTAAAAATATGGATCATGGTCTCCGAGCCATCTCTCCTAAGGCCCCTCAAGGGCTAAGGGGACTGGCCGATAGGGCCTGGCTGGAAACGGCCCGGCCTCCCGATGGAAAGGAGATTGAACCAACCAACACCTTTCCATGGCGTTGGTTTTTTTTTGTCTGCGAGATGCTGAAAAAAGTCCTTTTTATAATCTTGATACTTCTTGTTCTTCCTTTTAAGGCGCGCGCTGAGCTCAGGGTCGCCGCCGCGGCGGACCTCTCATTTGCCTTGAAGGAGATAGCGTTACAGTTCGAAAAGGAGACCGGCAATAAGGTCGTCCTCTCGCTTGGCTCAACCGGCATGCTCGCCAGGCAGATAGAGCACGGCGCGCCCTTTGACGTATTTTTCTCGGC
It includes:
- a CDS encoding precorrin-3B C(17)-methyltransferase — encoded protein: MGPGGLEHLTIRAKEVLQEAECIVGYTRYVDLVRPIIQGKEVFSTGMTHEVERCARAVEVARGGKTVAVVSSGDAGIYGMAGLVFELMAASGSDDVKVEVIPGVPAFVSAASLLGAPLMHDFASISLSDLLTDWPVIQERVEAAAKADFVILLYNPKSSKRVEGLGKALSIIGRYRKGATPVGIVRNASREDEEALITTLDNVPSLADRIDMLTILVIGNSSTFIAMGRMVTPRGYRLEGAKG
- a CDS encoding phosphopentomutase; this encodes MGLFDRAVVIVFDGLGAGEMPDASGYGDSGSDTIDNLSRAVGGLKVPNLSSLGLGRIDGVDTVTKAATPSGSFGRMREASPGKDTATGHWEMMGIVLDRPFPVFPEGFPPEVMERFARETGWGWLWNKTASGTEIIERLGEEHLKTRRLIVYTSADSVFQIAAHEEVIPVPELYRVCEKARKIADDYNIGRVIARPFTGRPGSFARLPARKDYAVPPPGETLLEKIKGAGLKVIGIGKIGDIFAHRGLTGEVHTISDDDGLDKTIEAMDSCAKGLVFTNLVDFDTLYGHRNDATGYGRALEHIDSRIPEVISRLGPRDILFITGDHGCDPTTPSTDHSREYVPLIVFGKGILPGVNLGTRATFADLGATIADSLGVDSPANGKTFLEMLIK